From a single Paenibacillus sp. FSL R5-0345 genomic region:
- a CDS encoding response regulator transcription factor, with protein MTRILIIEDEATIAQLEKDYFELNGFAVDICHTGSEGLGQALEGDYNLIIVDLQLPGIDGFELCRRIREAKEVPIFIVSAKKEEIDKLRAFNLGADDYITKPFSPSELVARAKAHLTRYERMLSKLEPMEKHEIQIRGVHIDKNSRRVFVRNQEVLFTAREFDVLVFLASHPNRVFSKDDLFERVWGMDSSGDIATVTVHIRKIREKLESDPSNPQYIETVWGAGYRFTV; from the coding sequence ATGACACGGATTCTGATTATTGAAGATGAGGCAACGATAGCGCAATTGGAAAAAGATTATTTTGAGCTGAACGGTTTTGCCGTTGATATATGTCATACAGGTTCTGAAGGGCTTGGGCAGGCTCTGGAAGGGGATTACAATCTTATTATCGTAGATTTGCAGTTACCTGGCATCGATGGTTTTGAATTATGCCGCCGTATCAGGGAGGCGAAGGAAGTACCGATCTTTATCGTATCTGCGAAAAAAGAAGAAATCGATAAGCTTCGGGCGTTTAATCTCGGAGCGGATGATTATATAACGAAGCCCTTTAGTCCAAGTGAATTAGTAGCAAGAGCGAAGGCGCACCTAACAAGATATGAACGCATGCTTAGTAAGCTGGAACCTATGGAGAAGCATGAGATTCAAATTCGAGGAGTCCATATCGATAAAAATTCCCGCAGGGTGTTTGTGCGTAATCAAGAGGTTTTGTTTACAGCGCGGGAGTTCGATGTACTGGTCTTTTTAGCGAGCCATCCGAATCGGGTGTTTAGCAAAGATGATCTATTCGAACGGGTTTGGGGAATGGATTCCAGCGGGGATATCGCAACAGTGACGGTTCATATTCGCAAAATTCGAGAAAAGCTGGAGTCAGATCCCTCGAATCCACAATATATTGAAACGGTGTGGGGTGCGGGATACCGATTTACGGTGTAA
- a CDS encoding sensor histidine kinase, whose translation MSIRIKLLLSYTGMLVVSLLMIVMTAALFTIASTGDVHSLRDFYKVHYQLNPLSEQEESIFLELKYLAKHDPDELQNKDLLLEYDFKLKTEKAGLFVRRVNDPVFESRTFNQPELKDALPPYDLNNYQIRNTFNIKERFYGYAKFDFKYSDGAKGSVFVIKEHSPFAELTRRLLPIFSLILIGVLVVANLLLYRWITRSVIKPLNKLRDSAERIQEGDLQFELNLQSKDEIGELNKAFEMMRQRLQESVNLRLQYEENRKELISNISHDLRTPITNIKGFIEGIRDGVANTPEKMDMYVDIIYNKTIGMDKLVDELFLYSKLDLNQVPFSFEAVDIIAFLEDCIEEMRYNNENKGVSFQLDNHTSERIEVLADLDKLKRVLLNVIGNALKYMDKPQPLILFSLQVDSEWVTVEVKDNGMGIDAEALPHIFERFYRAEPSRNLSTGGSGLGLAIARQIIEGHGGAIWMESEPGVGSSLFFTLKRTTDEGGFQSHDTDSDY comes from the coding sequence GTGTCAATTCGGATAAAATTACTGTTATCTTATACGGGAATGCTAGTCGTTAGTTTACTTATGATCGTAATGACGGCAGCTTTATTTACAATTGCTTCTACAGGAGATGTTCACAGTCTTCGGGATTTTTATAAAGTGCACTATCAATTAAATCCGTTGTCAGAGCAAGAAGAATCGATTTTTTTAGAATTAAAGTATTTAGCAAAGCATGACCCCGATGAATTGCAGAATAAGGATTTGTTACTGGAGTATGATTTTAAGCTAAAGACCGAGAAAGCAGGACTATTTGTAAGGCGAGTGAATGACCCCGTTTTTGAATCACGCACCTTCAATCAACCTGAGTTAAAGGATGCTTTACCTCCTTACGATCTGAATAACTATCAGATTCGTAACACATTTAATATTAAAGAAAGATTTTATGGCTATGCCAAATTTGACTTTAAATATTCGGATGGGGCGAAAGGTAGTGTTTTCGTCATCAAAGAGCATAGTCCATTTGCGGAACTCACACGGAGGCTGCTACCAATCTTTTCATTAATATTAATTGGCGTTCTTGTAGTTGCGAATCTGCTATTATATCGCTGGATTACACGAAGTGTTATTAAGCCACTGAACAAGTTAAGGGATTCCGCAGAACGAATTCAAGAGGGTGACCTTCAATTTGAGCTTAACCTACAATCCAAAGATGAGATAGGGGAGTTAAATAAAGCGTTCGAAATGATGAGACAGAGGTTACAAGAGTCAGTGAACCTTCGTCTGCAATATGAGGAGAATCGAAAAGAGTTAATCTCAAATATTTCACATGATTTGCGGACTCCGATTACAAATATTAAAGGGTTTATTGAGGGCATAAGAGATGGCGTCGCCAATACACCTGAGAAGATGGACATGTACGTCGACATTATTTATAACAAAACTATTGGAATGGATAAATTGGTCGATGAATTGTTCTTATATTCCAAACTGGATTTGAATCAGGTTCCATTTTCGTTCGAAGCTGTTGATATTATTGCATTCCTTGAGGACTGTATCGAAGAGATGCGCTACAATAACGAAAATAAAGGAGTTTCATTTCAGCTAGACAATCACACCTCCGAACGTATTGAGGTTCTTGCAGATTTGGATAAATTAAAACGGGTATTACTGAACGTAATTGGAAATGCGCTAAAGTATATGGACAAACCTCAGCCTTTAATTCTTTTTTCTCTGCAAGTTGATAGTGAATGGGTGACGGTTGAAGTGAAGGATAATGGAATGGGCATTGATGCTGAAGCTCTTCCACATATCTTTGAACGGTTTTATCGTGCGGAGCCTTCTCGAAACTTATCGACAGGCGGCAGTGGACTTGGTCTTGCGATCGCTCGTCAGATTATTGAAGGACATGGTGGAGCGATTTGGATGGAAAGTGAACCAGGTGTGGGATCAAGCCTGTTCTTTACTTTAAAGCGAACGACCGACGAAGGAGGATTTCAGTCACATGACACGGATTCTGATTATTGA
- a CDS encoding sugar phosphate isomerase/epimerase family protein, protein MIRGLTTAGLGELSSNEEYIRLASQFGFQSIDANPLELVQQYGKDGAVQLLESHGIMLGSFGLVVDWRTTEESFREGLKSLTQMAEAAEALNCTTCCTYILPSTDLPVAAFMIAATRRLRLCAEILGAYGITLALEFVGPHHLRTQWANPLIWTMQDTLSWMETMQVRNVGLLLDSYHWHTNGLTSEDLLKLQPHQIAYVHINDAKLLPIEELLDFDRLYPGEGSIDLTGFLVSLKKIGYTGVIAQEVLAPASAQSSSELFSRSKAGFDKVFSSLENVLI, encoded by the coding sequence ATGATAAGAGGATTAACAACAGCAGGCTTGGGTGAACTCAGTTCTAATGAAGAATATATCAGACTTGCGAGCCAATTCGGCTTTCAGTCGATAGACGCAAATCCATTGGAGTTAGTGCAGCAGTATGGTAAGGATGGGGCTGTTCAATTGCTAGAAAGCCATGGAATCATGCTAGGATCATTTGGTTTAGTGGTAGATTGGCGCACAACAGAGGAAAGCTTTAGAGAAGGGTTGAAATCGCTTACCCAAATGGCTGAGGCCGCTGAAGCATTAAATTGTACGACATGTTGTACATATATTTTACCTTCGACAGATCTTCCAGTCGCAGCTTTTATGATTGCAGCCACAAGACGTTTAAGACTATGCGCGGAAATATTAGGCGCTTATGGAATTACATTAGCATTAGAGTTCGTAGGCCCTCATCACTTACGTACACAATGGGCAAATCCACTGATCTGGACGATGCAAGATACGTTGAGCTGGATGGAAACGATGCAAGTAAGGAATGTTGGGTTGTTACTGGATTCCTACCATTGGCATACGAACGGATTAACGAGCGAGGATCTGCTGAAATTACAACCGCATCAAATTGCATATGTCCATATTAATGATGCTAAACTTCTACCGATAGAGGAATTGTTAGATTTCGATCGATTGTATCCAGGAGAAGGTTCTATTGATCTCACAGGATTCTTGGTAAGCCTGAAAAAGATCGGGTATACCGGTGTGATCGCCCAAGAAGTTCTGGCGCCAGCTTCCGCGCAAAGTTCATCTGAATTATTTTCTCGTTCTAAAGCAGGCTTCGATAAAGTATTCTCTTCGCTGGAAAACGTATTAATATAG
- a CDS encoding DUF1648 domain-containing protein yields the protein MTIMPVIVMIFVFVPAIVLMVSMPYLSRETINFGVTVSPVQFHSEPLRQMRKSYAWISTTLHTILFIVCIICLIYGDEHSMQQSWIIVTYSLAMVVISLVINISYHFKMKSLLPMLPIALEPSIMAVDTEFRKRNIGLSSNWFLIHVLIIGVTIVTVLRNYDLIPDQIPIHYNSSWNVDGYVAKSYSSVFMPTIMQVLVTLLFIFENWSIRRVKQQVQPTDPNRSIRQDVTYRRTWSYFMITASFLIVILFSVVQLNMISLLNMNFAIPIILIIIALIILYAFALTFWAGQSESRLERSADSSNVRPVHDDDKWLLGMIYFNSKDPNLIVKKRLGVGWGLNFGHPVSWLFWLGIIVLLVVVR from the coding sequence ATGACGATAATGCCTGTTATAGTAATGATCTTTGTATTTGTACCTGCCATTGTACTCATGGTAAGCATGCCTTATTTATCAAGAGAGACGATTAATTTTGGGGTCACCGTCAGCCCTGTACAATTCCATAGTGAGCCTCTGCGCCAGATGCGGAAGTCATATGCTTGGATTAGTACTACCTTGCATACTATCCTATTCATTGTTTGTATCATCTGTCTAATATACGGTGACGAACATTCCATGCAACAAAGTTGGATCATTGTCACTTATTCACTCGCCATGGTCGTAATCTCCCTAGTCATAAACATTAGCTATCATTTCAAAATGAAAAGTTTACTACCTATGCTGCCTATTGCTCTGGAACCATCGATCATGGCAGTGGACACTGAATTTCGGAAAAGAAACATAGGCTTGTCTAGTAATTGGTTCCTCATTCATGTTTTAATTATTGGTGTTACTATTGTAACTGTCCTACGTAACTACGATCTGATTCCTGATCAGATTCCGATCCATTACAACAGCAGTTGGAACGTAGACGGCTATGTAGCTAAATCTTATAGTTCTGTGTTTATGCCTACGATAATGCAAGTGTTGGTAACACTTTTGTTTATATTTGAGAATTGGAGTATTCGCAGAGTGAAGCAGCAGGTTCAACCCACTGATCCTAATCGTTCCATCAGACAAGACGTAACTTACCGCCGTACTTGGTCATATTTTATGATTACAGCAAGCTTCTTAATAGTTATCCTGTTTTCCGTCGTGCAACTAAACATGATATCTCTGCTTAACATGAATTTCGCTATCCCTATTATCCTAATCATAATAGCCCTTATCATCCTATACGCCTTCGCCTTAACGTTCTGGGCTGGTCAGAGCGAAAGCCGCTTGGAGAGATCTGCCGATAGCTCCAATGTCAGACCTGTCCATGATGATGATAAATGGTTATTAGGTATGATTTATTTCAATAGCAAAGATCCAAACCTAATCGTCAAGAAAAGGCTCGGAGTCGGCTGGGGATTAAATTTCGGTCACCCAGTAAGCTGGCTGTTTTGGCTCGGAATTATTGTACTGTTAGTTGTGGTGCGGTAA
- a CDS encoding GNAT family N-acetyltransferase — MTTTPNIIVMNHPTREQLENIYDILDECFSVGRAFFQERLDLDTTYDPDTTWFAMVDDKIASNVQIFPFHIRVGQAILKTGAMGSVGTDLNYRGLGLAHKILHAQTNYMKETDYDISLLLASKHAFYEKAGWRLIPETAFAIEKPASLEQQQNSDEIIPFETCYLDDIRFIYEQFNKNRTYTVIRSRTYWNDLLTWPEWKKVDCLLLRRNGKIVAYGIIEKKDTEQVFINELLYLNEAENGVEALFHALCQLRQNAKQILAMLPEDHKLYSYYQQHQANSIQINMAMWKMINLSSTFHKLQPELEDRLNRSNIIADQELHIALRSNKDCIYLDYKQKRLSVSDASNHTNPYTSIEVDERELMTYIMFGYNEAGAAKDSTEHANILQALFPKQQAVFYLTDKF; from the coding sequence ATGACGACGACACCAAACATCATCGTAATGAACCATCCAACTAGAGAGCAGCTTGAAAATATTTACGATATTTTAGATGAATGCTTTTCCGTAGGCCGTGCTTTTTTCCAAGAAAGATTAGACCTAGACACCACATATGATCCAGATACAACATGGTTTGCGATGGTTGACGATAAGATTGCATCTAATGTACAAATTTTCCCGTTTCATATTAGAGTCGGTCAAGCGATCTTGAAAACGGGTGCAATGGGGAGTGTCGGTACAGATCTAAATTACCGCGGGCTGGGGCTTGCACATAAAATTCTTCATGCGCAGACCAACTATATGAAAGAAACCGATTATGATATAAGTTTGCTTTTGGCTAGCAAGCATGCGTTTTATGAAAAGGCTGGCTGGAGACTTATTCCGGAGACTGCTTTCGCAATTGAAAAACCTGCAAGTTTGGAGCAGCAGCAAAACAGTGATGAAATCATTCCTTTTGAAACATGTTATCTCGATGATATCCGTTTCATTTATGAACAATTCAATAAGAATCGTACCTACACCGTGATCCGAAGTAGAACGTATTGGAATGATTTATTGACCTGGCCGGAATGGAAGAAAGTTGACTGCTTGCTCCTTCGCAGAAATGGAAAAATCGTCGCTTATGGCATCATTGAAAAGAAAGATACTGAACAAGTATTTATTAATGAATTATTGTATTTGAACGAAGCCGAAAACGGCGTTGAAGCTCTTTTTCATGCCTTATGTCAGCTGCGCCAAAATGCAAAGCAAATATTAGCGATGCTCCCAGAGGACCATAAGCTATATTCCTATTACCAACAGCATCAAGCAAATTCAATTCAAATCAATATGGCGATGTGGAAAATGATCAATCTCAGTTCAACTTTCCATAAGCTTCAGCCTGAATTAGAAGATCGCCTAAACCGTAGCAACATAATTGCAGACCAGGAGCTGCATATTGCACTTCGCAGCAATAAGGACTGTATCTACTTGGATTATAAGCAAAAGCGGCTTTCTGTTTCCGATGCTAGTAATCATACCAATCCCTATACTTCAATAGAAGTAGATGAACGCGAGCTAATGACTTATATCATGTTCGGCTATAATGAAGCAGGCGCAGCAAAGGACAGTACTGAGCATGCTAACATCCTTCAAGCTCTATTTCCGAAACAACAAGCCGTGTTTTATTTGACAGATAAATTTTAA
- a CDS encoding N-acetylglucosamine kinase, whose product MAFIVGIDGGGTKTAVTITHDQEDALFTFTVGPINYNGGDADAIAASFEEIFSQMKLYCGNLQEIAHICIGAAGISNPLVINFLEQHVRNNGYIGPLTITGDQEAALYGAQNAMQGIILIAGTGSICFGVNEKGEQHRTGGFGHLIDDEGSGYSIGRDLLSVLVQVEDGRITDTVIPAMVYEQLGLSTVKEIIGFVYDKNTTKKDIAQLAPIMTTACEKGDAHAIALAEKCAANLYELVVPVIERLKLYKSPIAIAGSVLQKSRFVKEALERKLAQSYPQTKLILPIKDAAYGAVLLGRSKMNND is encoded by the coding sequence ATGGCATTTATCGTTGGAATTGATGGGGGTGGCACGAAAACAGCTGTCACCATTACGCATGACCAGGAAGACGCTTTATTCACCTTTACTGTAGGGCCTATTAATTATAACGGTGGTGATGCTGATGCTATTGCCGCCTCCTTTGAGGAAATTTTTAGTCAAATGAAGCTCTACTGCGGTAATTTACAAGAAATTGCTCATATATGTATAGGTGCGGCAGGAATAAGTAATCCGCTGGTCATTAATTTTTTGGAGCAGCATGTGAGAAATAACGGTTATATCGGGCCATTAACGATTACAGGCGATCAAGAAGCCGCATTATACGGGGCACAAAATGCGATGCAAGGCATCATTCTCATTGCCGGTACAGGATCGATTTGCTTTGGGGTCAATGAAAAAGGAGAGCAGCATCGCACAGGAGGCTTTGGTCATCTGATTGATGACGAGGGAAGCGGTTATAGCATTGGGCGCGATCTATTATCCGTATTAGTTCAAGTGGAGGACGGAAGAATAACCGATACGGTCATCCCAGCGATGGTATATGAGCAGCTTGGATTAAGCACTGTGAAAGAGATCATTGGCTTTGTTTATGATAAAAATACGACGAAAAAAGATATTGCGCAGCTCGCACCGATTATGACGACCGCATGCGAGAAGGGCGATGCACATGCAATAGCGTTAGCGGAGAAATGTGCAGCCAATCTATATGAGCTTGTTGTGCCTGTTATTGAACGGCTTAAGCTATATAAAAGTCCGATTGCGATTGCAGGAAGTGTGCTGCAAAAGTCTCGCTTTGTGAAAGAAGCCTTGGAGCGAAAGCTCGCACAGAGCTACCCGCAAACAAAGCTGATTTTGCCGATTAAGGATGCAGCCTACGGTGCTGTCCTGTTAGGAAGATCAAAAATGAACAACGATTAG
- a CDS encoding glycoside hydrolase family 3 protein — MRTIEHMSLREKIGQMFVTGFPSTKITPELKEVIEHYKVGNIILFSHNIENKYQLGELVTELQQWYTTHTGIPGFITIDQEGGRVTRMPKDATNVAGAMAIASSGRPENAYAAGRMTARELKALGINFNLAPVMDVNNNALNPVINVRSYGDSVATVSQYGIQMMKGLLDGGVMSSLKHFPGHGDTNVDSHIGLPTIEKTLEELEQLELLPFKAAIEQGAQAIMSAHILFPKIEKSGVPGTMSHTIITEILKGKLGYKGLVVSDCLEMDAIKRYYGTAKGALGAVKAGIDLVFISHTPETVKEAIHLIEEAVATGDLDEALIDAAVTKILAYKAQYATTEELDYELVGCDVHRRANELMRTETICLIKGELQPIHTGDEQVLFMGSYSYRTDLASSSLNQALSFPQYMGEHFNTAYEIIDIDPSEEQINAALPKVQGYKHIVIGLFNARENKGQLALVQKLLAAGCKVTAITLGRPYDLPLIEGEFCGIAAFEYTLDAFKSLLPILNGEVVPTANITIQM, encoded by the coding sequence ATGAGAACAATAGAACATATGAGCTTGCGCGAAAAGATTGGACAAATGTTCGTAACAGGCTTCCCTTCAACCAAGATCACTCCTGAGCTGAAGGAAGTTATTGAGCATTATAAAGTCGGCAATATTATTTTATTCTCACATAATATCGAAAATAAATATCAATTAGGCGAGCTTGTTACTGAGCTGCAGCAATGGTACACGACACATACTGGTATCCCAGGTTTTATTACGATCGACCAAGAAGGTGGTCGAGTCACTCGTATGCCTAAAGACGCGACCAATGTTGCTGGAGCCATGGCAATTGCCTCTTCAGGACGACCTGAAAATGCGTATGCAGCAGGCAGAATGACTGCCAGAGAATTGAAAGCATTAGGTATTAATTTTAATCTAGCTCCAGTTATGGACGTTAACAATAATGCATTGAATCCAGTCATAAATGTTCGTTCATATGGTGATTCTGTTGCAACAGTATCCCAGTATGGAATTCAAATGATGAAGGGATTGCTTGATGGAGGCGTCATGTCCTCACTTAAGCATTTTCCAGGTCATGGTGATACAAATGTCGATTCACATATTGGCTTGCCTACCATTGAAAAAACACTTGAGGAATTAGAGCAGCTTGAGCTGCTGCCGTTTAAGGCCGCAATTGAGCAAGGCGCTCAAGCGATTATGAGTGCACATATTTTATTTCCGAAAATTGAAAAATCCGGTGTGCCCGGAACTATGTCTCATACCATTATTACAGAGATATTAAAAGGAAAATTAGGATATAAAGGGTTAGTTGTATCGGATTGTTTAGAAATGGACGCGATCAAACGATACTATGGTACGGCAAAAGGAGCGTTAGGAGCTGTTAAAGCAGGTATTGATTTGGTATTCATTAGTCATACTCCTGAGACAGTGAAGGAAGCGATTCATTTGATCGAAGAAGCTGTAGCCACCGGTGATTTGGATGAAGCGCTGATTGATGCAGCTGTTACAAAAATTTTAGCTTATAAAGCACAATATGCGACAACTGAGGAGCTAGATTATGAACTAGTTGGCTGCGATGTACATCGCCGAGCAAATGAGCTAATGCGTACGGAAACGATCTGCCTCATTAAAGGTGAGCTCCAGCCCATTCATACCGGTGACGAGCAAGTGTTATTTATGGGTTCCTATTCATACCGCACCGATCTTGCGTCCAGCAGCTTGAATCAAGCTCTTAGCTTTCCGCAATATATGGGGGAGCATTTTAATACAGCTTATGAGATTATCGACATTGACCCGAGCGAGGAGCAAATCAACGCTGCGCTGCCAAAGGTACAAGGCTACAAGCATATTGTTATCGGCTTGTTCAATGCGCGTGAAAACAAAGGTCAGCTTGCGCTTGTGCAGAAGCTGCTGGCAGCAGGTTGCAAAGTAACGGCCATTACATTAGGTCGCCCGTATGATTTACCGTTAATCGAAGGCGAGTTCTGCGGAATTGCGGCATTTGAGTATACACTTGATGCATTCAAATCACTCCTTCCAATCCTAAATGGTGAGGTTGTACCCACCGCCAATATTACGATACAGATGTAG
- a CDS encoding exo-beta-N-acetylmuramidase NamZ family protein, which produces MVLNGIDSITNYRYLFEGKRVGLITAPTGLTKDFASTITILHENFNLAAMFSPEHGVRGDLDAGAVVDTYMDPFTNVPVYSLYRKDSKRLTKEMLNEVDIIVYDIQDVGVRYYTFIYTMLYALEDCANAGVEFVVLDRVNPLNGVTVEGNVLKPGFKSFVGNYELAVRYGLTAGEVATMANDQMNWNASLHVVRLEGWERSMSFPDTGLTWVHPSLGMPRYETALLYTGTCLFEGTNCSEGRGTTFPFEMIGAPFIQAQQLADEMNAKGIPGVLFHPVHFKPTSSKHCGELCGGVQIYITDLQVLRPLEVGVTLLFTIRDLYQQFSFLPPVKEGSRPFIDLLGGDNMYRTENMQAKQLLEQFAAESKHFAEITQQYHLYR; this is translated from the coding sequence ATGGTGTTAAATGGGATTGATTCTATAACGAATTATCGTTATTTGTTCGAAGGTAAGCGCGTAGGATTGATTACAGCGCCGACAGGTCTTACGAAGGATTTTGCATCAACGATTACTATATTACATGAAAATTTTAATCTTGCTGCGATGTTTTCACCTGAGCATGGCGTTCGCGGAGATTTGGATGCAGGGGCAGTAGTAGACACTTACATGGATCCTTTTACGAATGTTCCAGTCTATAGCTTGTACCGTAAAGACTCCAAGCGTTTAACAAAAGAAATGCTGAATGAAGTAGACATCATTGTATACGATATTCAAGATGTTGGTGTACGCTATTACACATTTATTTATACGATGCTGTATGCACTTGAAGATTGTGCAAATGCAGGTGTAGAATTTGTTGTTCTTGATCGTGTTAATCCGCTTAACGGGGTAACGGTAGAAGGGAATGTCTTGAAGCCCGGCTTCAAATCATTTGTTGGAAATTACGAGCTAGCCGTGCGATACGGCTTAACAGCAGGTGAGGTAGCAACGATGGCAAATGATCAAATGAATTGGAATGCATCGCTGCATGTCGTTCGTTTGGAAGGCTGGGAACGGAGCATGTCCTTCCCGGATACAGGATTAACTTGGGTTCATCCTTCACTTGGAATGCCACGATATGAAACAGCGTTATTATATACAGGAACATGTTTATTTGAAGGCACGAACTGCTCGGAAGGAAGAGGCACAACGTTCCCGTTTGAAATGATTGGTGCTCCGTTCATTCAAGCGCAGCAATTGGCAGATGAGATGAATGCAAAAGGTATCCCAGGTGTGCTTTTTCATCCAGTTCATTTCAAGCCAACGTCATCTAAACATTGTGGCGAGCTATGCGGCGGGGTACAAATTTACATTACAGATCTCCAAGTGCTGAGGCCTTTAGAAGTTGGGGTAACCTTATTATTTACGATAAGAGATTTGTACCAGCAATTTTCATTCCTGCCTCCAGTGAAGGAGGGCTCTCGTCCATTTATCGATTTGCTGGGGGGAGACAACATGTATCGTACGGAAAATATGCAAGCCAAGCAGCTGCTTGAACAGTTTGCAGCGGAAAGCAAGCATTTTGCAGAAATAACACAGCAGTATCATTTATATCGCTAG
- a CDS encoding PIG-L deacetylase family protein, with product MSEKFTVLAIGAHVGDVELASGGVLASHSLKGDRIVTLALTAGERGVPAGQDMKDYRQQKVKEAQVFADMLGGEAIVFDDYCDGELPDNQEIRMEVCDVIRRVKPNIIITHWKNSMHKDHALTHHIVNDARFFASLSSFERALPAHFAARLYYSENWEDAVDYVPYVYVDFDQAAFDLWIDALSKHWFVTNSKSFKYMDYYKALAVVRGCEARKTYAEAFMVPAETVKVRQSSLW from the coding sequence ATGAGCGAAAAATTCACAGTATTAGCAATTGGAGCGCATGTTGGTGATGTGGAACTAGCTTCTGGTGGTGTGCTCGCTAGTCATAGTTTAAAGGGAGATCGCATTGTGACACTAGCGTTAACTGCGGGTGAACGAGGGGTTCCGGCAGGACAGGATATGAAGGATTATCGTCAGCAAAAAGTGAAAGAGGCACAGGTTTTTGCGGATATGCTAGGCGGTGAAGCCATTGTATTCGATGATTATTGTGACGGAGAGTTGCCTGACAATCAAGAAATTCGTATGGAGGTTTGTGATGTAATTCGTCGCGTGAAGCCTAACATTATTATTACACACTGGAAAAACAGTATGCATAAGGACCATGCGCTAACGCATCATATCGTAAATGATGCCCGTTTCTTCGCAAGTCTATCATCCTTTGAACGAGCGCTCCCCGCGCACTTTGCAGCAAGATTATATTACTCCGAAAACTGGGAGGATGCGGTTGATTATGTCCCTTACGTATATGTGGATTTCGATCAAGCGGCATTTGATCTATGGATAGATGCTTTAAGCAAGCATTGGTTTGTGACAAATAGCAAATCTTTCAAATACATGGATTACTATAAAGCACTAGCAGTTGTTCGCGGCTGTGAAGCAAGAAAGACATATGCAGAAGCATTTATGGTGCCTGCTGAAACGGTGAAGGTTAGGCAGTCTAGTCTTTGGTAA
- a CDS encoding GNAT family N-acetyltransferase, with the protein MMQIRTFSIEDHSAVVELWNREATKYDYKPFTEREFQDTFIDHPYFDADCIWVGCDEKGIVGFAAGCCGDDLPLGDVAGYITSVIIDTHVASLELYDAFLLRLEKRFQELGKRQADVLFFNPVKLKWSIPSAPQHEHNNAPGISKDQPLYEALMARGYEDRATQCGMYLKLGSFIVPEDILDKETNANSKDYYITSYVPDLHTGLEATLAALQNPQWKKDIVTYVKVGAPLVVAVYGNEVVGFAGPIISQPDGRAFFCGIGVHPEHEGHGLGSVLFFRMVEAFQNVGCQYISLFTGINNPALRIYQKAGFTIEKQFSILRREL; encoded by the coding sequence ATGATGCAAATCAGAACCTTTTCAATTGAAGATCACTCTGCAGTTGTAGAGCTTTGGAATCGTGAGGCTACAAAATATGATTATAAGCCATTTACAGAGCGAGAGTTTCAAGATACATTCATCGACCATCCTTATTTTGACGCTGACTGTATATGGGTAGGCTGTGACGAAAAAGGGATTGTTGGTTTTGCAGCTGGCTGCTGCGGTGACGATCTCCCTCTTGGAGATGTGGCCGGTTATATTACGAGTGTTATTATAGATACCCATGTGGCTTCTCTGGAGCTTTACGATGCTTTTCTATTGCGTTTAGAAAAAAGATTCCAAGAACTTGGGAAAAGACAAGCGGATGTATTGTTTTTCAACCCTGTTAAGCTGAAGTGGAGTATACCAAGTGCACCTCAGCATGAGCATAATAATGCCCCGGGCATCAGTAAGGACCAGCCATTATATGAAGCTTTAATGGCTAGAGGCTACGAAGATCGAGCGACGCAATGCGGCATGTATTTAAAACTCGGAAGCTTTATAGTTCCCGAAGATATTTTAGATAAGGAAACCAATGCAAATAGCAAGGACTATTACATTACGTCCTATGTCCCTGATTTACATACAGGGCTTGAAGCAACGCTTGCTGCCCTGCAAAATCCGCAGTGGAAGAAGGATATTGTTACTTATGTGAAGGTTGGCGCACCACTTGTAGTAGCTGTGTACGGCAACGAGGTTGTGGGCTTTGCAGGTCCAATTATTTCGCAGCCTGATGGAAGAGCATTTTTTTGCGGTATCGGAGTGCACCCAGAGCATGAGGGTCATGGCCTTGGCAGTGTATTATTTTTCAGAATGGTTGAAGCTTTTCAAAATGTGGGCTGTCAATATATCTCTCTATTCACTGGAATTAATAATCCGGCTCTTCGAATCTATCAAAAAGCGGGCTTTACTATTGAAAAACAATTTTCTATATTGCGGAGGGAACTTTAA